Proteins encoded by one window of Chondromyces crocatus:
- a CDS encoding isochorismate synthase produces MLRSGVSASARSSASSSASSSASSSAPSWEGFADASFVLPAWSYATDGERAVLRAIVPRDALDDAELRLVSLARELWEREGQGRDGHGVEAASSALSASAYEELCAPEEFRRLVRDALGCFQEGALEKVVLAAPGLLTAEVPFGIGEALARLREGYLGCARFALPRGKAVFLGASPERLVAVDGGKVDVDALAGSAPRREDDALAARALLESMKDRREHALVVEAIARALAPVCASLEVPAEPVVRTLRNVHHLSSPIRGELLGRASVLALAARLHPTPAICGTPREAALSWIQAREPAPRGWYAGAVGWIGEGGEGALWVGLRSALVEGAKAWLYAGVGLVAGSDPDAELNETRVKRRPMLSALGGLPGGAV; encoded by the coding sequence GTGCTTAGGTCGGGCGTTTCCGCGTCGGCGCGGTCGAGCGCGTCGTCGAGCGCGTCGTCGAGCGCGTCGTCGAGCGCGCCCTCGTGGGAGGGGTTTGCCGACGCGAGCTTCGTGCTGCCCGCGTGGTCGTACGCGACCGATGGGGAGCGCGCGGTGCTGCGCGCGATCGTGCCGCGGGATGCGCTGGACGATGCGGAGCTGCGGCTCGTCTCGCTGGCGCGGGAGCTGTGGGAGCGCGAGGGGCAAGGCCGTGACGGGCACGGCGTGGAGGCGGCGTCGTCGGCGCTGTCGGCGTCGGCATACGAGGAGCTGTGCGCGCCCGAGGAGTTCCGCCGGCTGGTGCGTGACGCGCTGGGGTGCTTCCAGGAGGGAGCGCTGGAGAAGGTGGTGCTCGCGGCACCCGGTCTGCTGACGGCGGAGGTGCCGTTCGGGATCGGCGAGGCGCTCGCGCGGTTGCGCGAGGGCTACCTCGGGTGCGCGCGGTTCGCGTTGCCGCGAGGGAAGGCGGTGTTCCTCGGGGCGAGCCCGGAGCGGCTGGTCGCGGTGGACGGGGGCAAGGTGGACGTGGACGCGCTCGCGGGCTCGGCGCCGCGGCGCGAGGACGACGCGCTGGCGGCGCGCGCGCTGCTGGAGAGCATGAAGGACCGGCGGGAGCACGCGCTGGTGGTGGAGGCGATCGCGCGGGCGCTCGCGCCGGTGTGCGCGTCGCTGGAGGTGCCGGCCGAGCCGGTGGTGCGCACGCTGCGCAACGTGCACCACCTGTCGTCCCCGATCCGGGGCGAGCTGCTCGGGCGTGCGTCGGTGCTGGCGCTGGCGGCGCGGCTGCACCCGACGCCGGCGATCTGCGGGACGCCACGCGAGGCGGCGCTGTCGTGGATCCAGGCGCGGGAGCCGGCGCCGCGGGGCTGGTACGCGGGGGCGGTTGGCTGGATCGGTGAAGGCGGCGAGGGTGCACTCTGGGTGGGGCTGCGCTCGGCGCTGGTCGAGGGGGCGAAGGCCTGGCTCTATGCGGGGGTTGGCCTGGTGGCGGGCTCGGATCCGGACGCAGAGCTGAACGAGACCCGGGTGAAGCGGCGGCCGATGCTGTCGGCGCTGGGTGGGCTCCCCGGAGGTGCCGTGTGA